In Natronomonas halophila, one DNA window encodes the following:
- a CDS encoding DUF6149 family protein, with translation MKLRQNPRHWASKKALTTPGIRGAANYALVKLHTKIFLDKADEAHREERRDHLDDFFDATMDAYVAALQQDYTEAEAREITHIQANFDFFNYGWTEMMEFPGDELEDHYRRYEDFFSEHGITIDDPLGEFQPAGGVAGAPKTPEKREAGEYENAIEGFADDVYVETHEGETVVGGDTDEPEVSVTDAPGVSDDDAKAD, from the coding sequence TGGGCCTCGAAGAAGGCGCTGACGACGCCCGGTATCCGCGGCGCCGCCAACTACGCGCTGGTCAAACTCCACACGAAAATCTTCCTCGACAAGGCCGACGAGGCCCACCGTGAGGAACGCCGCGACCACCTCGACGATTTCTTCGATGCGACGATGGACGCCTACGTCGCCGCCCTCCAGCAGGACTACACCGAGGCCGAAGCCCGCGAAATCACACACATTCAGGCCAACTTCGACTTCTTCAACTACGGCTGGACGGAGATGATGGAGTTCCCGGGCGACGAACTCGAGGACCACTACCGCCGCTACGAGGACTTCTTCTCCGAACACGGTATCACCATCGACGACCCCCTTGGCGAGTTCCAGCCGGCCGGCGGCGTCGCCGGGGCACCGAAGACGCCGGAGAAACGCGAGGCAGGCGAATACGAAAACGCCATCGAGGGCTTTGCCGACGATGTCTACGTCGAAACCCACGAGGGCGAGACGGTCGTCGGAGGCGATACCGACGAACCCGAGGTCAGCGTCACCGATGCGCCGGGCGTCAGCGACGACGACGCCAAGGCCGACTAA
- a CDS encoding NAD(P)/FAD-dependent oxidoreductase produces the protein MIGIVGGGLAGLSAAYRLQQAGHEVRVFEANDRVGGLAATYETRGDRIEAFYHHLSKSEQTIVELAEELGLGDRIEWRVGENAYYVDGVAHPLDKPWEIAAYPYLSLYDKFRLAMLTMEVDVRSGIPRTDTYENLVDFEDVPIKEFLIEHTSRGVYEYFFEPLLDAKFGSRKEDVSAAWLLGRVKFRGERDLLKGEILGYIEGGFGVLVDELVEAVGRENIETGAFVTGLGFEESADSRGPVESLTVETRAENGEATSETHAVDDVVVATMPDVLEDLTGYECDIDFQGSVCAVVSMDEQLMDTYWLNIADEAPFGALIEHTNFIPPERYGGEHLLYVASYVQDTDEELWKLDDEGVEELWLDGIEDMFPGFDREAVNWTLIARNPKTAPVYERGYLDMVIPYDLSAEVAPGVHYAGMASRAQYPERSLDGAIEAGYAAADRILDDDY, from the coding sequence ATGATCGGTATCGTCGGCGGCGGCCTCGCGGGACTTTCCGCGGCCTATCGCCTCCAGCAAGCGGGCCACGAGGTACGTGTCTTCGAGGCCAACGACCGCGTCGGCGGCCTTGCGGCCACCTACGAGACCCGCGGGGACCGCATCGAGGCGTTCTATCACCACCTCTCGAAATCCGAACAAACCATCGTCGAGTTGGCCGAGGAACTGGGCCTCGGCGACCGCATCGAGTGGCGCGTCGGCGAGAACGCCTACTACGTCGACGGCGTCGCCCATCCCCTCGACAAACCGTGGGAAATCGCGGCCTACCCGTACCTCTCGCTGTACGACAAGTTCCGGCTGGCGATGTTGACCATGGAGGTCGACGTCCGCAGTGGCATCCCGCGGACCGATACCTACGAGAACCTCGTGGATTTCGAGGACGTTCCCATCAAGGAGTTCCTCATCGAACATACGTCCCGCGGCGTCTACGAGTACTTCTTCGAACCCCTGCTCGACGCCAAGTTCGGCTCGCGCAAGGAGGACGTCTCGGCGGCGTGGCTCCTCGGCCGCGTCAAGTTCCGCGGTGAACGGGACCTCCTGAAGGGCGAGATTCTGGGCTACATCGAGGGCGGATTCGGCGTCCTCGTCGACGAACTGGTCGAGGCTGTCGGCCGCGAGAACATCGAGACGGGGGCCTTCGTTACGGGCCTCGGCTTCGAGGAGAGTGCCGACAGCCGCGGGCCCGTCGAATCGCTTACGGTCGAAACGCGGGCGGAAAACGGTGAGGCGACGAGCGAGACGCACGCCGTCGACGATGTCGTGGTCGCCACGATGCCCGACGTCTTGGAGGACCTGACGGGCTACGAGTGCGATATCGACTTTCAGGGGTCGGTCTGTGCGGTCGTCTCGATGGACGAGCAGTTGATGGACACCTACTGGCTCAATATCGCCGACGAAGCGCCTTTCGGCGCGCTCATCGAACATACGAACTTCATCCCGCCGGAGCGCTACGGTGGCGAACACCTGCTGTACGTTGCCAGTTACGTTCAGGATACCGACGAGGAACTGTGGAAACTCGACGACGAGGGCGTCGAGGAGTTGTGGCTCGACGGTATCGAGGACATGTTCCCTGGGTTCGACCGCGAGGCTGTCAACTGGACGCTCATCGCGCGGAACCCGAAGACGGCGCCCGTCTACGAGCGCGGCTATCTCGACATGGTCATCCCCTACGACCTCTCCGCTGAGGTCGCACCGGGCGTCCACTACGCGGGAATGGCCTCCCGGGCGCAGTACCCCGAGCGGAGCCTCGACGGTGCCATAGAGGCGGGGTATGCGGCCGCCGACCGGATTCTCGACGACGATTACTGA
- a CDS encoding homoserine kinase has protein sequence MVTVRAPATSANLGSGFDVFGAALEKPADVVRVSKADRTTIDITGVGSQYIPEDPDKNTVGAVAEALDAPAHIEIDKGVRPASGLGSSAASAAAAAVGLNELYDRGLTREELVPIAAEGEAVVSGAAHSDNVAPSIMGGFTIAREDGVTQVDASIPLVTCLPEIVVSTRDAREVVPDGARMEQVVETVGNAATLSVGMARDDPDLVGRGMTDTIVTPARAELITGYEEVREAAFEAGATGVTISGAGPTVIAACHEGDRRTIASAMIDTFEEEGIDARAYQTRIGQGATIF, from the coding sequence ATGGTAACGGTGCGGGCCCCTGCGACGAGTGCGAACCTGGGGAGTGGCTTCGACGTCTTCGGTGCGGCCCTCGAAAAGCCGGCCGACGTCGTCCGCGTCTCCAAGGCCGACCGCACCACGATCGACATCACGGGCGTCGGCAGCCAGTACATCCCCGAGGACCCCGACAAGAACACCGTCGGGGCCGTTGCGGAGGCGCTGGACGCGCCCGCCCACATAGAAATCGACAAGGGCGTTCGTCCGGCCTCCGGTCTCGGTTCGTCGGCAGCCTCCGCCGCGGCCGCCGCCGTCGGCCTCAACGAACTCTACGACCGCGGTCTCACCCGCGAGGAACTCGTCCCCATCGCCGCCGAGGGCGAGGCGGTCGTTTCCGGCGCGGCCCACTCCGACAACGTCGCACCGTCCATCATGGGCGGCTTTACCATCGCCCGTGAGGACGGCGTCACGCAGGTCGACGCCTCTATCCCACTGGTCACTTGCTTGCCGGAAATCGTCGTCTCGACGCGGGACGCTCGCGAAGTCGTCCCCGACGGCGCTCGCATGGAACAGGTCGTCGAAACCGTCGGCAACGCCGCGACCCTCTCGGTCGGGATGGCTCGCGACGACCCCGACCTCGTTGGCCGCGGTATGACCGACACCATCGTCACGCCCGCCCGCGCGGAACTCATCACGGGCTACGAGGAGGTCCGCGAGGCCGCTTTCGAGGCCGGCGCGACGGGCGTCACCATCTCCGGTGCCGGCCCGACGGTCATCGCCGCCTGCCACGAGGGCGACCGCCGCACCATCGCCAGTGCGATGATCGATACCTTCGAAGAGGAGGGCATCGACGCCCGCGCCTATCAGACGCGCATCGGACAGGGCGCGACTATTTTCTAA